The Mycolicibacterium smegmatis genome has a window encoding:
- a CDS encoding PH domain-containing protein, which yields MADETWDVQIRPYRTPIFAYGAALIIFAAHVVVGALLKVGSTGVVFRTEDQVAIALLGAVIACAVLMFARPRLRIGPSGMAVRNILGYKLIPWSDVVGLSFPVGARWARIDLPDDEYVAVMAIQAIDRVRAVESMDRARELVARYRPDLAA from the coding sequence ATGGCGGACGAGACCTGGGACGTGCAGATCAGGCCTTACCGCACACCGATTTTCGCCTACGGCGCGGCGCTGATCATCTTCGCGGCGCATGTCGTGGTCGGCGCGTTGCTCAAGGTCGGCTCCACGGGCGTGGTGTTCCGCACCGAGGATCAGGTGGCCATCGCCCTGCTCGGCGCCGTGATCGCCTGCGCCGTACTGATGTTCGCGCGCCCGCGCCTGCGTATCGGACCGTCCGGCATGGCGGTGCGGAACATCCTCGGCTACAAGCTCATCCCGTGGTCTGACGTCGTGGGCCTGTCGTTCCCGGTGGGTGCGCGGTGGGCACGGATCGATCTGCCCGACGACGAGTACGTCGCGGTGATGGCCATCCAGGCCATCGACAGGGTCCGTGCGGTGGAGTCGATGGACCGCGCCAGGGAACTCGTCGCGCGCTACCGGCCCGACCTGGCCGCCTGA
- the rapZ gene encoding RNase adapter RapZ yields MESHEGIDVVLVTGLSGAGRGTAAKVLEDLGWYVADNLPPELIARMVDLGLAAGSRITQLAVVMDVRSKGFTGDLDWVRNELATRNIAPRVLFMEASDDILVRRYEQNRRSHPLQGTQTLAEGIAAERAMLAPVRAAADLVIDTSTLPVPALRESIERAFGGETVAYTNVTVESFGYKYGLPMDADTVMDVRFLPNPHWVDELRPHSGQHPDVRDYVLGQPGALEFLDTYHRLLDVVIDGYRREGKRYMTVAIGCTGGKHRSVAIAEALAERLEGGDGLTVRVLHRDLGRE; encoded by the coding sequence GTGGAGTCACACGAAGGTATCGACGTGGTGTTGGTGACCGGCCTGTCGGGCGCCGGGCGCGGCACCGCGGCCAAGGTGCTCGAGGACCTCGGGTGGTACGTCGCCGACAACCTGCCCCCGGAGCTGATCGCCCGCATGGTCGACCTCGGCCTGGCGGCCGGGTCGCGGATCACCCAGCTCGCGGTGGTCATGGACGTGCGGTCCAAGGGTTTCACGGGCGATCTCGACTGGGTGCGCAACGAACTGGCGACCCGCAACATCGCCCCGCGCGTGCTGTTCATGGAGGCATCCGACGACATCCTGGTGCGGCGCTACGAACAGAACCGGCGCAGTCACCCGCTGCAGGGCACGCAGACGCTGGCCGAGGGGATCGCGGCCGAGCGGGCCATGCTGGCGCCTGTGCGTGCGGCGGCCGACCTGGTGATCGACACGTCGACGCTGCCGGTGCCCGCGCTGCGCGAGAGCATCGAGCGCGCGTTCGGCGGCGAGACCGTGGCCTACACCAACGTCACCGTGGAGTCGTTCGGCTACAAGTACGGGCTGCCGATGGACGCCGACACGGTCATGGACGTGCGGTTCCTGCCCAACCCGCACTGGGTGGACGAACTGCGCCCGCACAGCGGCCAGCATCCCGATGTGCGCGACTACGTGCTCGGTCAACCGGGCGCCCTGGAGTTCCTCGACACCTACCATCGGCTGTTGGACGTGGTGATCGACGGATATCGACGGGAGGGGAAGCGCTATATGACCGTCGCGATCGGGTGCACGGGCGGCAAGCACCGCAGCGTCGCCATCGCCGAGGCGCTGGCCGAGCGCCTGGAGGGCGGCGACGGGCTCACCGTGCGCGTGCTGCACCGGGACCTGGGTCGCGAATGA
- the uvrC gene encoding excinuclease ABC subunit UvrC, which yields MPDPATYRPAPGSIPVEPGVYRFRDPHGRVIYVGKAKSLRSRLTSYFADITSLAPRTRQMVMTAGSVEWTVVTTEVEALQLEYNWIKEFDPRFNVRYRDDKSYPVLAVTLNEEYPRLMVYRGPRRKGVRYFGPYSHAWAIRETLDLLTRVFPARTCSAGVFKRHKQIDRPCLLGYIDKCSAPCVGRVSAEQHRQIVLDFCDFLGGKTDRLAKDMEQQMTAAAEQLDFERAARLRDDISALKRALEKQAVVFGDGTDADVVAFADDDLEAAVQVFHVRGGRVRGQRGWIVEKSSEPAATGDADLGQSGQEQLVEQFLTQFYGEQAELGSASDTGGDEATNPVPRQVLVPVLPPNADELATWLSGLRGSRVSLRVPVRGDKRALAETVQRNAQEALAQHKLKRAGDFNARSEALQSIQEALGLADAPLRIECVDISHVQGTDVVASLVVFEDGLPRKSDYRHYAIREAAGDGRSDDVASIAEVTRRRFLRHTSDSQPDPSAEQRPRRFAYPPNLFVVDGGAPQVNAAAAVLEELGVDDVAVVGLAKRLEEVWVPAEPDPVILPRNSEGLYLLQRVRDEAHRFAISYHRSKRSKRMTASALDSVRGLGEHRRKALVAHFGSVARLKEASVDEITAVPGIGVATARAVQEALGVAPQNGTAPEAQDEIGDPQTPADPHSAATDADIEDDRHATGATGPRMNGSEQQVDRV from the coding sequence GTGCCCGATCCAGCGACGTACCGGCCCGCGCCCGGGTCGATACCCGTGGAGCCGGGTGTCTACCGATTCCGTGACCCCCACGGCCGGGTCATCTACGTGGGCAAGGCCAAGAGCCTGCGCAGCCGGCTGACGTCGTACTTCGCCGACATCACCAGCCTGGCGCCGCGCACCCGCCAGATGGTGATGACGGCGGGCAGCGTCGAGTGGACCGTGGTGACCACCGAAGTCGAGGCGCTGCAGCTCGAATACAACTGGATCAAGGAATTCGATCCGCGCTTCAACGTCCGCTACCGCGACGACAAGTCCTATCCGGTGCTGGCCGTCACGCTCAACGAGGAGTACCCGCGGCTCATGGTGTACCGCGGACCACGGCGCAAGGGTGTGCGGTACTTCGGCCCGTACTCGCACGCGTGGGCCATCCGCGAGACACTCGACCTGCTGACCCGCGTCTTCCCTGCGCGCACGTGCTCGGCGGGAGTGTTCAAGCGGCACAAGCAGATCGACCGGCCGTGTCTGCTGGGCTACATCGACAAGTGCTCGGCGCCGTGTGTGGGGCGGGTCTCGGCCGAGCAGCACCGGCAGATCGTGCTCGATTTCTGCGACTTCCTGGGCGGCAAGACCGACCGGCTGGCCAAGGACATGGAGCAGCAGATGACGGCCGCCGCCGAGCAACTGGATTTCGAGCGCGCGGCGCGCCTGCGCGACGACATCTCGGCGCTCAAACGGGCTTTGGAGAAACAGGCCGTGGTGTTCGGTGACGGCACCGACGCCGACGTCGTCGCGTTCGCCGACGACGATCTGGAGGCCGCGGTGCAGGTCTTCCACGTGCGTGGCGGCCGTGTGCGCGGCCAGCGCGGCTGGATCGTGGAGAAGTCCTCGGAGCCTGCGGCGACGGGTGACGCAGACCTCGGACAGTCGGGCCAGGAACAACTCGTCGAGCAGTTCCTCACCCAGTTCTACGGCGAGCAGGCCGAACTCGGCAGTGCCAGCGACACCGGCGGCGACGAGGCGACCAATCCCGTACCGCGGCAGGTGCTGGTGCCGGTGCTGCCGCCCAACGCCGACGAGCTGGCCACGTGGTTGTCCGGGCTGCGCGGTTCGCGCGTGAGCCTGCGGGTGCCTGTGCGCGGTGACAAACGTGCGCTGGCCGAAACCGTGCAGCGCAATGCGCAGGAGGCGCTCGCGCAGCACAAGCTCAAGCGCGCGGGCGACTTCAACGCGAGATCGGAAGCCCTGCAGAGCATTCAGGAGGCGCTCGGGCTCGCCGACGCGCCGTTGCGCATCGAGTGCGTCGACATCAGCCACGTGCAGGGCACCGATGTGGTGGCCTCGCTCGTGGTGTTCGAGGACGGGCTGCCCCGCAAATCCGACTACCGGCACTACGCGATCCGCGAGGCCGCAGGCGACGGCCGGTCCGACGACGTCGCGTCCATCGCCGAGGTGACGCGACGCCGGTTCCTGCGGCACACGTCCGACTCGCAGCCGGATCCCAGCGCCGAGCAGCGTCCGCGCCGATTCGCCTACCCGCCCAACCTTTTCGTCGTCGACGGCGGTGCGCCCCAGGTGAACGCGGCCGCCGCGGTCCTCGAGGAACTCGGTGTCGACGACGTCGCCGTGGTCGGCCTGGCCAAACGGCTCGAAGAGGTGTGGGTGCCTGCAGAGCCGGACCCGGTGATCCTGCCGCGCAACAGCGAGGGCCTGTACCTGCTGCAGCGCGTGCGTGACGAGGCCCACCGGTTCGCGATCAGCTATCACCGCAGCAAGCGGTCCAAGCGCATGACGGCCTCCGCGCTCGATTCGGTGCGCGGTCTCGGCGAACACCGCCGCAAGGCGCTCGTCGCGCACTTCGGGTCCGTGGCCCGGCTCAAGGAGGCCTCCGTGGACGAGATCACCGCGGTGCCCGGCATCGGCGTCGCCACCGCGCGGGCCGTGCAGGAGGCGCTGGGGGTGGCGCCCCAGAACGGCACCGCGCCCGAGGCGCAAGACGAGATCGGCGACCCGCAAACACCCGCGGACCCGCATTCGGCGGCAACCGACGCCGATATCGAGGATGATCGACACGCGACAGGGGCAACAGGGCCCCGGATGAACGGGAGCGAACAACAGGTGGACCGGGTATGA
- a CDS encoding TIGR01777 family oxidoreductase: protein MCSERVFSTVVDAPRDEVFAWHARPGAIHRLFPPWQPLRIEAEAASLADGTARLALPGGLTWVARHVAESYDPPRCFVDTIATDGVTSLPARAVVRWRHIHEFDDTGDGRTRMTDRVQTYVPERALRPMFAYRHRQLADDLAAHRQARAHGLKPMTIAVTGSSGLVGTALSALLSTGGHRVIRLVRRAPAGPGERRWNPDDPHPELLTGVDAVIHLAGASIAGRFTDEHRRAIRDSRVGPTRRLAELAAATGLETFVSASAIGFYGACRGGPVTEESGRGDGFLADVVAQWEDAAAAAEQAGVRVVRVRTGVVQSPRGGILRVLAPLFRLGLGGRVGDGAQWLSWIGIDDLVDIYLRALWDTDLTGPVNAVAPEPVRNSQYTRTLARVLHRPAVLPVPAAGPRLLLGEQGAREVALASQHVTSAELRRAGHRFRHPDLESALRHVLG, encoded by the coding sequence ATGTGTAGCGAGCGGGTCTTCAGCACGGTCGTCGACGCCCCGCGCGACGAGGTGTTCGCCTGGCATGCCCGCCCCGGTGCGATCCACCGGTTGTTCCCGCCGTGGCAGCCGCTGCGGATCGAGGCCGAGGCGGCGTCGCTCGCCGACGGGACGGCCCGCCTCGCGCTGCCGGGCGGGCTGACCTGGGTGGCGCGACATGTGGCGGAATCCTACGATCCGCCACGGTGTTTCGTGGACACCATCGCGACCGACGGTGTGACGTCGCTGCCCGCGCGTGCGGTGGTGCGCTGGCGACACATCCACGAGTTCGACGACACCGGCGACGGGCGCACCCGCATGACCGACCGGGTTCAGACCTACGTTCCCGAGCGCGCGTTGCGGCCCATGTTCGCCTACCGGCACCGTCAACTGGCCGACGATCTCGCCGCGCACCGGCAGGCCCGTGCGCACGGGCTGAAACCCATGACCATCGCGGTGACCGGTTCGTCGGGTCTCGTGGGCACCGCGTTGTCGGCGTTGTTGAGCACCGGGGGACACCGCGTGATCCGACTGGTGCGCCGCGCCCCGGCCGGCCCCGGCGAGCGGCGGTGGAATCCCGACGACCCTCATCCGGAACTGCTGACCGGCGTGGACGCCGTGATCCACCTCGCCGGAGCGTCGATCGCGGGCCGGTTCACCGACGAGCACCGGCGCGCGATCCGCGACAGCCGGGTCGGGCCGACGCGGCGACTCGCCGAACTCGCGGCCGCCACCGGTCTGGAAACGTTCGTCAGTGCGTCGGCCATCGGCTTCTACGGCGCCTGCCGCGGCGGCCCCGTGACCGAGGAGTCCGGACGCGGTGACGGCTTCCTCGCCGACGTGGTCGCGCAGTGGGAGGACGCCGCCGCTGCAGCCGAGCAGGCCGGTGTGCGCGTGGTGCGGGTGCGCACCGGCGTCGTGCAGTCACCGCGCGGCGGGATCCTGCGTGTCCTCGCGCCGCTGTTCCGGCTCGGCCTCGGCGGCCGCGTCGGCGACGGCGCGCAGTGGCTGTCGTGGATCGGGATCGACGACCTCGTCGACATCTACCTGCGGGCACTGTGGGACACGGACCTGACCGGCCCCGTCAACGCCGTCGCGCCCGAACCGGTCCGCAACTCCCAGTACACCCGCACGCTCGCGCGGGTGCTGCACCGGCCCGCGGTGCTGCCGGTCCCCGCGGCCGGCCCGAGGTTGCTGCTCGGTGAGCAGGGCGCCCGCGAGGTGGCGCTGGCGAGCCAACATGTCACATCCGCCGAGCTCAGGCGGGCCGGGCACCGTTTCCGTCACCCCGATCTGGAGTCCGCGTTGCGGCACGTGCTGGGCTGA
- a CDS encoding gluconeogenesis factor YvcK family protein — protein sequence MTPRIVALGGGHGLYATLSAARRLTPHVTAVVTVADDGGSSGRLRSELDIVPPGDLRMALAALASDSPHGRLWATIIQHRFGGSGALAGHPIGNLILAGLNEVLADPVAALDELGRILGVKGRVLPMCPIALQIEADVSGLESDPRMSRVIRGQVAIATTVGKVRRVRLLPGDPPATRQAVEAIMSADLVVLGPGSWFTSVIPHVLVPELAAALRETSARRALVLNLAAEPGETAGFSAERHLHVLSQHAPDFRVHDIIVDASRVPSDREREQLSRTANILEARVEFADVSRPGTPLHDPARLAAVLEGVRLRASAPGSSVQERTVPTPTARSVDAARRDQAPPDRSRGDAPWR from the coding sequence ATGACACCACGCATCGTCGCCCTCGGAGGAGGGCACGGGTTGTACGCGACGTTGTCGGCCGCGCGCAGGCTCACACCCCACGTGACCGCGGTGGTGACGGTCGCCGACGACGGTGGATCGTCGGGACGCCTGCGCAGCGAACTCGACATCGTGCCGCCGGGTGATCTGCGAATGGCGCTGGCCGCGTTGGCATCCGACAGCCCGCACGGGCGGCTGTGGGCCACGATCATCCAGCACCGGTTCGGCGGCAGCGGTGCTTTGGCCGGTCATCCGATCGGCAACCTGATCCTCGCGGGGCTCAACGAGGTGCTGGCCGATCCGGTCGCCGCCCTCGACGAACTGGGTCGCATCCTCGGTGTCAAGGGACGCGTGCTGCCCATGTGCCCGATCGCGCTGCAGATCGAGGCCGATGTCTCCGGGCTGGAGTCCGACCCGCGGATGAGCCGCGTGATCCGCGGTCAGGTGGCGATAGCGACCACGGTCGGCAAGGTTCGCCGCGTGCGGTTGTTGCCGGGCGATCCGCCGGCCACGCGGCAGGCGGTCGAGGCGATCATGTCGGCCGATCTCGTGGTGCTCGGTCCGGGGTCGTGGTTCACGAGTGTGATCCCGCACGTGCTGGTACCGGAACTGGCGGCCGCGCTGCGCGAAACAAGCGCCAGAAGGGCGTTGGTGCTGAATCTGGCGGCCGAACCGGGCGAGACGGCGGGCTTCTCCGCCGAGCGCCACCTCCACGTGCTGAGCCAGCATGCACCCGACTTCCGCGTCCATGACATCATCGTCGATGCCAGTCGCGTTCCCAGCGACCGGGAGCGCGAGCAGCTCAGCCGCACGGCCAACATTCTCGAGGCCCGCGTCGAGTTTGCTGACGTATCTCGACCTGGTACACCTTTACATGACCCGGCACGTTTGGCCGCGGTACTGGAGGGGGTCCGGTTGCGTGCGTCTGCGCCCGGTTCGAGCGTGCAGGAACGGACTGTGCCAACGCCCACCGCCCGATCGGTCGACGCCGCGCGTCGTGATCAGGCACCACCGGACAGATCGAGAGGGGATGCCCCGTGGCGATGA
- a CDS encoding GNAT family N-acetyltransferase: protein MTGTPVTVDVMRLTPADWRLFSTIRLRALADSLGADDPHYRQEARFTASQWRRRLCEHAQFAAVIDGRVAGLIGAQYQNPDAIYLYSLWVDPSARNCGLGHRLISAAVAWARDCRVHTIRLRVAADNTVARSIYEDLGFGVCDAGNVAEARELAMALSVG, encoded by the coding sequence ATGACGGGTACTCCGGTGACCGTGGATGTGATGCGGTTGACGCCCGCCGACTGGCGGCTGTTCTCGACGATCCGGCTGCGCGCGCTGGCCGACTCGCTGGGCGCCGACGACCCGCACTACCGCCAGGAGGCCAGGTTCACCGCGAGCCAGTGGCGCAGGCGACTGTGCGAACACGCGCAGTTCGCGGCCGTGATCGACGGGCGGGTGGCCGGCCTGATCGGCGCGCAGTACCAGAACCCCGACGCCATCTACCTGTATTCGCTGTGGGTCGATCCTTCGGCACGCAACTGCGGACTCGGCCACCGCCTGATCAGCGCCGCGGTGGCCTGGGCCCGGGACTGCCGCGTGCACACGATCCGCCTGCGCGTGGCCGCCGACAACACCGTGGCACGCAGCATCTACGAGGATCTGGGTTTCGGGGTGTGCGACGCGGGCAACGTCGCCGAGGCCCGCGAACTCGCGATGGCCCTGTCCGTCGGGTGA
- the whiA gene encoding DNA-binding protein WhiA, whose protein sequence is MTAEVKDELSRLVVNSVSARRAEVASLLRFAGGLHIVAGRVVVEAEVDLGIIARRLRKDIYDLYGYNAVVHVLSASGIRKNTRYVVRVANDGEALARQTGLLDMRGRPVRGLPAQVVGGSVGDAEAAWRGAFLAHGSLTEPGRSSALEVSCPGPEAALALVGAARRLGVSAKAREVRGSDRVVVRDGEAIGALLTRMGAQDTRLTWEERRMRREVRATANRLANFDDANLRRSARAAVAAAARVERALEILGDSVPDHLAAAGKLRVEHRQASLEELGRLADPPMTKDAVAGRIRRLLSMADRKAKQEGIPDTESAVTPDLLDDA, encoded by the coding sequence ATGACAGCCGAGGTGAAGGACGAGCTGAGCCGTCTCGTGGTCAATTCGGTCAGCGCGCGTCGTGCCGAGGTGGCATCGCTTCTGCGTTTTGCCGGCGGCCTGCACATCGTCGCCGGCCGTGTCGTGGTCGAGGCCGAGGTGGACCTCGGCATCATCGCCCGCCGGTTGCGCAAGGACATCTACGACCTCTACGGGTACAACGCCGTGGTTCATGTGTTGTCCGCCAGCGGTATTCGCAAGAACACCCGCTACGTGGTGCGCGTCGCGAACGACGGTGAGGCGCTCGCCCGCCAGACCGGCCTGCTGGACATGCGCGGACGGCCGGTGCGCGGCCTGCCCGCCCAGGTCGTCGGCGGCAGCGTCGGGGATGCCGAGGCCGCGTGGCGCGGTGCCTTCCTCGCACACGGCTCGCTCACCGAACCCGGCCGCTCGTCGGCTCTTGAGGTCAGCTGCCCGGGCCCGGAAGCCGCGCTTGCCCTCGTGGGCGCCGCGCGCAGGCTCGGCGTGAGCGCCAAGGCCCGCGAGGTGCGCGGAAGTGACCGCGTGGTGGTGCGCGACGGCGAGGCGATCGGTGCGCTGTTGACCCGCATGGGCGCGCAGGACACCCGCCTGACGTGGGAAGAACGGCGGATGCGCCGCGAGGTGCGCGCCACCGCCAACCGCCTGGCCAACTTCGACGACGCCAACCTGCGCCGCTCGGCCCGCGCCGCGGTGGCCGCCGCCGCTCGCGTCGAGCGGGCGCTGGAGATCCTGGGCGACAGCGTGCCCGACCACCTGGCCGCCGCGGGCAAGCTGCGTGTCGAGCACCGGCAGGCCTCACTCGAGGAACTCGGCCGCCTGGCCGATCCGCCGATGACGAAAGACGCTGTGGCCGGCCGGATCAGGCGCCTGCTGTCGATGGCCGACCGCAAGGCCAAGCAGGAAGGCATCCCCGACACCGAGTCGGCGGTCACACCGGATCTGCTCGACGACGCTTGA
- the ribH gene encoding 6,7-dimethyl-8-ribityllumazine synthase, whose amino-acid sequence MSGVGVPDLPEIDASSLTLAIVASTWHTEICDALLEGARKVAADAGIPDPTVVRVLGAIEIPVVAQALARTHDAVVALGVVIQGETPHFDYVCDAVTQGLTRVSLDEATPVANGVLTTNTEEQARARAGLPGSTEDKGAQAAAAALSTAVTLRELRRA is encoded by the coding sequence GTGAGCGGCGTCGGCGTCCCCGATCTGCCCGAGATCGACGCGTCGTCGCTGACGCTGGCCATCGTCGCGAGCACCTGGCACACCGAGATCTGCGACGCGCTGCTGGAGGGCGCGCGCAAGGTCGCCGCCGACGCCGGTATCCCGGACCCGACGGTGGTGCGGGTGCTCGGCGCCATCGAGATCCCGGTCGTGGCGCAGGCTCTGGCCCGGACGCATGACGCCGTGGTGGCCCTCGGCGTCGTGATCCAAGGTGAGACACCGCATTTCGACTATGTGTGTGATGCCGTCACGCAGGGCCTGACCCGTGTGTCGCTGGATGAGGCCACGCCCGTGGCCAACGGCGTGCTGACCACCAACACCGAGGAGCAGGCCCGCGCACGCGCCGGTCTGCCCGGTTCCACCGAGGACAAGGGCGCGCAGGCGGCCGCGGCGGCACTGTCCACCGCCGTGACGCTGCGCGAATTGCGCCGCGCGTGA
- the ggt gene encoding gamma-glutamyltransferase, giving the protein MRLLGSARAVIALLSGVVLIASGCSDGAERPRRPAPGPCEIVSNGTPVPKTPESPPPPPGAPAGRDIATQPEVATGYRTDMTAVRTATYAVATANPLATEAACKVLRDGGTAADALITAQAVLGLVEPQASGLGGGGFLLYHDAATGAVRAFDGRETAPAAATENYLRWISEADRTEPRPDARASGRSIGVPGIVRLLDVVHREYGKKAWRELFDPAVNLADRGFDISPRLAAALLDAAPQLRLDPEASAYFLNQDGTPKRVGTRLTNPAYAKTLGAIATDGADAFYTGDIARAIVAAAADTSGGRTPSLLTENDLATYTVKTRDPLCTTYRGREICGMPPPSSGGIAVAATLGILEHFAMKQHRPTDLDRNGGHPTVMGVHLISEAERLAYADRDRYVADTDFVALPGGSPNTLLDSAYLTGRAALISEDRTMGTAQPGSFGPPVTAAPVREHGTSQVSIIDSFGNAAALTTTVESAFGSFHMVDGFLLNNQLTDFSAEPVSPEGTPIPNRVEPGKRPRSTMAPTLIFDHDGGERGPLYAVLGSPGGSVIIQFVVKTVVGLLDWGLDPQQAVSMVDFGAANTPKTNVGGEHPNVDTSDNGDHDPLVRGLRRLGHDVNLDDQSSGLSAIARTESGWIGGADPRREGLVMGDPG; this is encoded by the coding sequence GTGCGATTGCTGGGGTCCGCGCGTGCGGTCATCGCCCTGCTCAGTGGCGTCGTGCTGATCGCGTCAGGGTGCTCCGACGGCGCCGAACGCCCACGTCGGCCCGCCCCCGGCCCGTGCGAGATTGTGTCGAACGGCACACCCGTACCGAAAACCCCGGAATCACCACCGCCACCTCCCGGCGCGCCTGCCGGACGCGACATCGCGACGCAACCCGAGGTGGCCACGGGCTACCGCACCGACATGACCGCGGTGCGCACCGCGACGTACGCGGTGGCCACCGCGAATCCGCTGGCCACCGAGGCCGCGTGCAAGGTGCTGCGCGACGGCGGCACCGCCGCGGACGCCCTCATCACCGCACAGGCCGTGCTGGGCCTGGTGGAACCGCAGGCGTCCGGCCTCGGCGGCGGCGGGTTCCTGCTCTATCACGACGCCGCCACGGGCGCGGTACGCGCCTTCGACGGCCGCGAGACCGCACCGGCCGCGGCCACCGAGAACTACCTGCGATGGATCTCCGAGGCCGATCGCACCGAACCGAGACCCGATGCGCGCGCTTCGGGCCGGTCGATCGGGGTGCCCGGCATCGTGCGCCTGCTGGACGTGGTGCACCGCGAGTACGGCAAGAAGGCGTGGCGCGAACTGTTCGACCCCGCCGTCAACCTCGCCGACCGCGGCTTCGACATCAGCCCGCGCCTGGCCGCGGCACTGCTCGACGCCGCGCCCCAGCTTCGCCTCGATCCGGAAGCGTCGGCCTACTTCCTCAACCAGGACGGCACACCCAAGCGCGTCGGAACGCGGCTGACCAATCCCGCCTACGCGAAGACGCTTGGCGCCATCGCAACCGACGGCGCGGACGCGTTCTACACCGGCGACATCGCCCGCGCGATCGTCGCCGCGGCGGCCGACACGTCAGGCGGGCGCACGCCGTCGCTGCTCACCGAGAACGACCTCGCCACCTACACCGTCAAGACCCGCGACCCGCTGTGCACGACGTACCGGGGCCGCGAGATCTGCGGGATGCCACCACCGTCGTCAGGAGGCATCGCGGTGGCCGCCACACTCGGCATCCTCGAGCACTTCGCGATGAAGCAACACCGGCCCACCGACCTCGACCGCAACGGCGGACATCCCACGGTCATGGGCGTGCACCTCATCTCGGAGGCCGAGCGTCTCGCGTACGCCGACCGGGACCGCTACGTCGCCGACACCGACTTCGTCGCGCTGCCCGGTGGTTCCCCGAACACGCTGCTGGACAGCGCCTATCTGACCGGTCGGGCCGCACTGATCTCCGAGGACCGCACGATGGGCACCGCGCAACCGGGCAGCTTCGGACCACCGGTCACCGCGGCGCCGGTCCGCGAACACGGCACCAGCCAGGTCAGCATCATCGACAGCTTCGGCAACGCGGCCGCGCTGACCACCACCGTGGAATCGGCGTTCGGCTCGTTCCACATGGTCGACGGGTTCCTGCTCAACAACCAGCTCACCGACTTCTCCGCCGAACCGGTCAGCCCCGAGGGCACGCCGATCCCCAACCGGGTGGAACCCGGCAAACGCCCCCGCAGCACCATGGCGCCCACGTTGATCTTCGACCATGACGGCGGTGAACGCGGGCCACTGTACGCGGTCCTGGGATCGCCGGGCGGCTCGGTCATCATCCAGTTCGTCGTCAAAACCGTTGTCGGCCTTCTCGATTGGGGCCTCGACCCGCAGCAGGCGGTGTCGATGGTCGACTTCGGGGCCGCCAACACCCCCAAGACCAACGTGGGCGGCGAACACCCCAACGTCGACACGTCCGACAACGGCGATCACGATCCGCTCGTGCGCGGACTGCGCCGGCTGGGCCACGACGTCAACCTCGACGATCAGTCCAGCGGGCTGTCGGCGATCGCACGGACCGAATCCGGGTGGATCGGCGGTGCCGATCCACGCCGGGAGGGACTCGTGATGGGTGACCCGGGATGA
- a CDS encoding SOUL family heme-binding protein, with product MFNQVRELVVGVAQGAASVIGCRVGTEEPSYRAEQLADGVELRHYAPRVAAETTVVTGDRDAALQAGFRRLAGYIFGRNHGGEIGNQKIAMTAPVAQDGDAEQGWDVRFYAPPWTLPFLRRNEIAIPVDV from the coding sequence GTGTTCAATCAGGTCAGAGAACTCGTCGTCGGCGTCGCCCAGGGCGCCGCATCGGTGATCGGGTGCCGTGTGGGTACCGAGGAACCGTCGTACCGGGCCGAACAACTCGCCGACGGCGTCGAGTTGCGGCACTACGCTCCGCGGGTGGCCGCCGAGACCACGGTTGTCACCGGTGACCGCGATGCGGCGCTGCAGGCCGGGTTCCGGCGGTTGGCCGGCTACATCTTCGGCCGTAACCACGGCGGCGAGATCGGCAACCAGAAGATCGCGATGACCGCGCCGGTGGCACAGGACGGCGACGCCGAGCAGGGCTGGGACGTGCGGTTCTACGCCCCGCCGTGGACGCTACCGTTTCTGCGCCGCAACGAAATCGCGATCCCGGTTGATGTGTAG